TCGTCGACGCCCGCCGCGGTGACCGTGACTCCTGCCACAGTCACCGTGTGCCGCAGGTGGGTCAGGTCCTGCCAGCCGCGCTCGGTCATGGCGGCGCGGAGGTCGCGCCACGGCAGCTGGGTGCCGTGGACGCGCTTGGCCTTGTGCGCGGGGATCAGGTAGCGGAAGGGGTTCTTCGGCTTCGGCGCGTAGTAGTCGTTGCTGCCGAAGACGAACATGCCGGGGAAGTCCAGCAGCGGGCCGAGCGCGCGCATCACCGTGGGGACCGCCTTGGCGTGCGCCAGGTTGTCACCGGTGTTGATCACCAGGTCGGGTTCGAGCCGGGCCAGGTCGGCCACCCAGCGCTGCTTCTTCAGCTGGTTCGGCGTCATGTGCAGGTCGGAGATGTGCAGGATGCGCAACGGCCGCGCGTTCTCCGGCAGCACCGGCAGGGTGGCGTGCCGCAGGGTGAAGCGCAGGCGTTCGATGCCCGCCGCGTAGCCGACCGTCGCGGCGCCCAGCGCCGTCGTCCCGAGCAGAATCCGACCGAACGTGTTCACCTCCCCGAGCCTACGGAACGCGGCCCGCGTTGCCGGAACGGGTGAGCCTCTTCACCGCGGGTAACCTCCCCGCCATGGCAGAGCTCAAGGCACGGTTGAAGTCCGACATGACCGCCGCGCTCAAGGCGAAGGACAAGGTGGTGCTGGACACCCTCCGGATGGCCCTGACCGCGGTCGGCGCCGAGGAGGT
The window above is part of the Allokutzneria albata genome. Proteins encoded here:
- a CDS encoding metallophosphoesterase; the protein is MNTFGRILLGTTALGAATVGYAAGIERLRFTLRHATLPVLPENARPLRILHISDLHMTPNQLKKQRWVADLARLEPDLVINTGDNLAHAKAVPTVMRALGPLLDFPGMFVFGSNDYYAPKPKNPFRYLIPAHKAKRVHGTQLPWRDLRAAMTERGWQDLTHLRHTVTVAGVTVTAAGVDDPHLKRDRYQKIAGRPGPQTQLSIGVTHSPEPRILDAFAQDDYDLVLAGHTHGGQLCVPFYGALVTNCGLDRKRVKGPSRWGEKMWLHVSAGLGTSPYAPVRFACLPEASLLTLVPRSEEVSAKGTDAQAPTRFGAGADMR